AACGCGTTcttcatttgttaatttaaaaaaaaatactgcggTGTCTCATCTATAAGCACGTATACactaatgttttaattattattttctgtaataaatatatttatgaaccTTGACCTAGGTTTTCGAGATCAGCCTTTATGAGGATCGATATTTGATTCACGATCAAACCGGGTAGACGACATACCTGGTTACCGTGATCGTTTCTCTTTACTATTCTTCCAAACAAGATACATGTcgatattttctatttactaGCATATTATATTTGAGTGTATAGAAAATCGATTGGTACATAAATGCTCAGAGGGTTGAGAATTACTCGATTTATGACTAagattttaaagttattttcatCTAAGGTGGTCTTTGATGACTTCTacatttcttttaatgttatgaAGAAGTATGTTTTTATCGAGAGCTAATCAAATCCTACTATAAAGACTTTAAGTACCTTTAAAAGGGACTTTAAACTATTTTACGGACATATTAAGCTTCCCCTTTAAAGCTAAAATCTAGTGTTATTCCAAGTGCTCGTAAATAGCTGGTTAAGAGACCTTTCTCGAAAGCAGACACCTAGACTTCGAGATTTTCTTTGAAATGGTAGTATATTTTTCTTCTCATCTCATATTTGAATCACGAAAAACAAAACGATGTCACGtgccttatataaaaatttaaaacagtttgTCCTGTATGCATATTATAATTCAGTATAATGATTTAGGGTTCTTCACTAAAATATTGTGGCTCGAAGgaaagaattttaataaaataaaaaatgtttagtatGCAACAGAACAGTTACATgaaatttgaatctgtaggcatccctactcatcggcaaagaagacagacggtgtaggccgagagaaaaagccggcgtaaaaactctcggtactcttttaaaatagcaaatcatcaaacaacacttatgttaaaacaaatatcgcaaattaattagaagtagcctgtctagcactagtcccaggcccttttatcaactggataatcgttaactttatagtaagcctttttacacagcttttctttaatacatttcttaaatttattaaaaggcagagatgaaagagcctctgggattttattaaagaagagtataccttttcccaaaaataattactaattttgATAGTCTAGTAATAATGTGTTAATGGCGAATTCCATGTAGCTTGTATTTTTACTAGGCGACAGACAGATACACAcgaaagtaaataaaaaaccatgCAACTACACCAAAATCTCGTtagcaaaattattattcttcaATTAGTTGGATTTACATTACTATTTGCTTTCAAAGCTGCAAACTCAAAGCGTTGTGACTTTGATTAGAGAGAAATGTACCAACGACTAaaccaaataattataatatcgtATATATAGGTTGATGTTGTTATTAGTTCATCACTACACATAAGCTTTGactataacatgttattatatacGTTCCCATGCAATTTGGTATACGCTATAGTGATTAAAGGCTcttgaccacgcacgctgtaaagcacacgaaacgtcggttaaatttaaaattatgaaaaataattgtaaatacataacttcaataaaagacaatacaatgataataatcaatttatttatttattaaagtacaccaCATCATATATAGCATTTTCTACAGTAGGTACATGTACTACAAtctatctattctaaaatacatgacaattacggtgaatacatatgaaaaaagatacaacaaaaatacagTACCGTCTACAAAATTTAGTTTCTACTAGTAGATACCCGATAGGCGCTTTACAACGCTTTGCGAATACGTAATCGAAtgagaggtgcctgaactcctaCTCCTTGGATTTTACAGACGGAATTTGGTGGATTCTTCTGATTTTGAACcttgggaataaataagggacgacaatgttaatattctgcaaacatattatttatttatttgctaatcagtattcctacagctactcattaaacaatatccaaacaattacattatacacAAATCAAAAAACGGAATCTAAATTTCACCAacatcatcttgatggttggaggtcttccacacgtttcacaaggcatactcccctcaaaggccggcaacgcacccactaaaaatgggtgtctatgggctgcgtagactgccctttttggtcgtcccgcaagctcgtttgcccccctattatataaaaaaaaaaacggaatacacattcaaacataaagcacaatttttacatgtttctaaaaaatatatatttataataaatgcattgatataatatatatttaatataaaggaagattaacaaagccattattaaaagataccagagttttttatattatttacgtaGGATTATCTGAGAATCCATTtataatctaatttatttataatcattcATTTACAGAGCAATTAAGCACCTTATTAACTGCGCATTAGATTGGAAAGTCGAATGCAATGTTGTGAGTGAAAGTCATTTCAATGAAGACAGCATACGGGGTCACATACACGTTGCCAACAACATCTGTGATGATGAGCTGTTTCAAATACGTGAGTGTAATGTAAATTAACGTGTCAATCATTCAGAAAATTGAATTAGTAAATTACCGCGTATTCgattatatttatcatttgcttcaaatttatttaagattgTAATGATTATtgaggggcctcatagcctagcggtcttattaagtggcagctaggtgaggggtaccgggttcgattcccggttcgagggcaagttttaatttaatttaaatttgttctcggcctttgggaagGTTGTGCGGttccgggcgagtgcctaaatcgtacatggaggacacagtcgaatttttaaagacaagtacgaattataaaaaatcctatacttgacgctggctaatgcacaaatcgtgccagagccataaaaaaaatgatgatTGACTGGCCTGCCCTTAAGCTTGGAATATTTGGTGATAGTTCTACCGAGACACTGGTTGTCAAGATGTTGCATATATTATACTCAAGTTTCGGACTTTGATAGCGTAATCCAAGATAATATGTCTTCGTACTGACTGTAGCCGCAGATTAAGGGTGTCGCTCGCCCTCTAGAGAATGCacatttgacaattgacagtgTATAATAGATTTAAACTATGACCTGCAGAAATCGCATTTCTATCACAATATCTCAGATATTAGAGATAAAACATTGTTAGATGTTTTGTATTTCAACCATACATTCAAAGCTACAGGTAAACGCCTTGATTAACAAAAAGGAACAGGACAGTTACGGTGTATGagatgtatgtatgtgtatgtattttcttgagatttttttttgtttagttatGTTGATCATATCCCGTCAGCCATCCGtcatttgtttatacatattgtTTGTAATACGTTCAATTCATTTTAAACaggaaaataataatcaaataataagCTTTGTTTATCAAAATCGTACggttgaaaattatttaaacgtttacgttttgttagtaatggaaaatatagataagaaaagaaattaataatgaaaaacaaacaaatatttcagttCAGCGTTTAACGTGGTTTAGAATAAACAATTCTCCGACACTAAAAGCTAACATTGTATATTGTCTATAGTAATGCGTAATTTCGCTTACCCAAGCTAACCTTATTTCCCACAGGATACATGGAGTTATCAGCCTGTATAGAAAGTTCCCAGGACTCTTGGGAGGTGTGTTATAAAAGCTTTAAACACACTGTGGAGGAACAACAAAATACAACCCACGAATGGACACATTATGAAGTGCATTTTTACTTATGCTGGTTGGgataatttatgtgtatatgaTAGCTTTTAAGGGGCATATTGCCGCATTTATTACAAGCTCATACAAGGCACATTGCCGCGTTTATTACAAGCTCATACAAGGCTCATTGCCGCGTTTATTACAAGCTCATACAAGGCTCATTGCCGCGTTTATTACTAGCTCATACAAGGGACATTGCCGCGTTTATTACAAGCTCATACGAGGCACATTGGCGCGTTTATCACAAGCTCATACAAGGCACATTGCCGCATTTATTACAAGCTCATACAAGGCACATTACCGCGTTTATTACAAGCTCATAAGAGGCACATTGCCGCATTTTTTACAAGCTCATACAAGGCACATTGCCGTTGCCGTTGCATTCTATACATGAATATAGTTGCTAtcaacatataaaattttaacagaaCGGTAGCGTTTACCTGCTATTTCATCTTGAACTTTAAAAAcgctttaatttttatcaacacTTATTTTGCCGAAACGCGCGTGTTGTCGGTACCAAGTAAGCAAGTTAGgtgtttttttggaatggaatctcgctgttgggCTTAAGGGTCTTGACAGCTCATCTCGGGCTGTTTTGACGGGATTGGGTTTTTCCCGCGACTAGGCCAAGGAAGTCTCTTGCAAgaacctcggcttgggccgtcgcGGGGTTGTCAAACGCCTGAAGGGAACTGGTTAGGTGTTATGGTTCTAatcctatataaataaaaagggcAGCGAAATGAGCCTTAAAATCTGTTTGTACGACTTACAATTTGCaactataaattatgttatataatacctgcagctgagtttcatcatcggacgtcaaggcaaaatacaaaataccatccgtatcacctcgacgtccgtcgttccacagctgagcgttttctaaggcagtttttgccgcgcaccaccactatgtggaaccagctgcccactgaagtatttccgaaccaatacgacttagggtccttcaagaaaagagcgtaccaattcttgaaaggccggcaacgcacttcgcgagccttctggcattgtgagtgtccatgggcggcggtatcacttaacatcaggtgagcctcctgcccgtttgcctcctattacattaaaaaataaaaattccatagaaatgaaaaataaaagaaaatatgtagCGACACAAAGTCCACGACTTGACTTCAGATATCcgttttgtaataatttgtttctttcTTAAAGACAAGTAGGTTAGGCTTTTTGTAGCTGACATATGTTgattttatatctaatatataaaattctcgtgtcacagttttcgttgccatactcctccgaaacggcttgaccgattttgatgaaattttttgtgcttatccggtatctatgagaatcggccaacatctattttttatccccctaaattttaggggtagtccacccctacatttttattttttagacaaaaaatttaatttctatttttttatgatacaacatacaaaaatacatacaacccctaattttcacccctctacgatcaacccctattttttattataaatgataaatatggcaaaacgacgtttgccggatcagctagtaattttatacatatcgGTTTCTtcgatatataaaattctataattttaatcttacacagttttttttttcagtgcaAGGGCTAGATTTCGTAGGTGTACGCTCGAGGCGTTATTTGAAAAAGCAACAGCTTGCTCACATTTGGAAGCCATCACGTTGCAAAAGTTCTCCGTTATTGTTTCGGAAGGTGGAGTGTATCAGGTCAGCCAAACATTCGTTGGAATATCTTATATGGGATAAGAGGGAAACGAGCAGGCAGGACTTTGAATAAAGTGCTAACCGCGGGCCGGACCTGAGTTTGTTGCCGATATTTGAGGGATTTTTTAAAGATCGGTGGCCCATCTCTCTCCCTTCTCTTAGAATTCTcctttctgtatctatttctataatttttccACCAGAGAGATTTATAATCAGTCTTTTGTGCCTTCCAAAACCTAACACTAGGGAGAAATAAATACTCCTATAAAATTCATCAGTGGCGcttcaacctttttaagtctggacctcagatttctgaatccgTTTCATCTAATCTATAATAAGCATCGAACATACGACCTCacggatgagagttgcacgctaaagccactaggccaatactacTCACACAAACACAAATACACCTATAACTCAAagttactataaaataaatatagttaaaaaaaactataaaacacgcttttaaagcacatcaaactaaaaagtgaaaaataattcctaatttaggctgaaaatggtaatgaacaaaaaatactggttttattgtgaaaaagagtgggttgctcgatagacgaaaaatatggcacagagcactttttagtttgatgtgctttaaaagcgtgttttatagttttattaaactatatttattttccactttttagtcctagcagcaatacgtgttgtctcaatttaatcgtattgctttgtggacttaaaaaaaaattcaatgttttttcgagataaacctatgaaattattatattgtcgctgattctttataagtgtacaaagtttgaattaaatctgtccgtttaaagtgggtcaaaatcgagtccgaaagattcggttacatacatacatacatacatacaggtgaagctaatatagcGCATAATAAACAATCAAAGTATTTGTTTACTACTGTAAATTGAGAGTATTATAGTTATAATCCAtacataaaatgtaatttcaaaaggattaatacaattaattcaaAGCTAAAATGTCATTCAATTTCCACACTGTTTATATAGAATCTATAATGAGCAATGGTGGCCTAGGATTAAAACCCTGACtttatagaccacaagcccatgaacaaaaaatacctgtgaaatgacccaacctgaattacgcttagaaggctgttactatatctgaaaatagctctgagcactatgccgtcatttctgagcggtacatgtgagtacgtgagtgaatggactttctcaggtacaatgggggaatttcgactaattattaatgtacggctttgttataagtgtatagatgattaaaaataaatgtcgaaaaacctagtgccgtacaaaagtgatggtgctggaagtcggtgcaaatttttaattcgacgacagttgcaggagcaatataggtcatttattactgtacggcatttgtgtgattccttttggacacatatacagatactttacccgtaaacgccgtacatattcccagcggagcggtcgaaagccaagggtcgtaacatatgtctgattagcatataggtgatgatgatatgaaacaacataaaattaaatgatcttgagagtacttcacaaatagataacattttccagcatgccgtacattttttgtggaacacataggtgtatggggtaaattactttcctcagaaaagagtcattttccggtgacttttatctgtacggcaataacacaggttattaatactttagacaatcttcaataaaagataaatgccgtacactttcgatggtccgctaccaccgcctaccaatacagggcgtcccaaagttatgggaaatgaagggaaagtaccttaaatatcgtacatatggtattttactaaaagaacactttatgttatttttaaaagttattaattctgcattcaaagatttttaaaaattacttgcctcgtctgggaatcgaaccgacttaaatgtaaaaaaaaacacccctacttttatgatgccaatcgaaagaatggccaaaaactaataactcttcttaagtaacatagtattttaaaagaaagtaacagcgtgaatatatctttttaatcaaattaaaaacattatctatcgtattcggcctaagaaaatcccctacgagtctgttactttagaaaagttattaggttttggccattctttcgattggcatcataaaagtaggggtgtttttttttaaatttaagccggttcgatttccagatgaggcaagtagtttttaaaaaatctttgaatgcagaattactaacttttaaaaatagcataaagtcttcttttagtaaaataccctatctacgatattaaAGGTACTTTTCCTTCATGTCctataactttgggacgccctgtattatatttttatttttgttaaaaatatttttcctttacctctctctgctggtacgataaggctgtaaatatactttacagccttatggtagtatactcagatatgtacagttattaatgaccttaagggacacctcaaacgtcgtcgaagtttttatcagctgtaaagaataatctggagaaaaatgtacggcatctggttttttttctttatttatatttgttacatataaaataacaataatctttgaaaatattactccccattttactctaggagcatttgaaaagtcatctaaatttcggaaatttcatatattttttatcataatatttttatttgttaccatttataatgaacggctataatgtacaacggtaatatttagtaacattatgtaaaaaaacaagttgccgtacattattctctgatcttacagcagtaagaacctggtaaatcctgaaatttcgataaatatttaattacacaaatattaactataatatttggacggcataattataaaacattattgtccgtgttaaataatgttttgaacatgttgccgtacattttacaatgaccttagggtatatgggtgtaggggtagggttccgacccttggctttcgaccgctccgctgggaatatgtacggcgtttacgggtaaagtatctgtatatgtgtccaaaaggaatcacacaaatgccgtacagtaataaatgacctatattgctcctgcaactgtcgtcgaattaaaaatttgcaccgacttccagcaccatcacttttgtacggcactaggtttttcgacatttatttttaatcatctatacacttataacaaagccgtacattaataattagttgaaattcccccattgtacctgagaaagtccattcactcacgtactcacatgtaccgctcagaaatgacggcatagtgctcagagctattttcagatatagtaacagccttctaagcgtaattcaggttgggtcatttcacaggtattttttgttcatgggcttgtggtctattatTTTACTCTCAAatgatagaaaatattttgatgaaaCGAATAACTTAGactaaaaaatctaattatgtCGGGAACAGAAGactaaatataatgtttaagcATAAAGTATTGATTTCtcatgtaataatattttgatttgattgacactatcgtttacaaaattttaaataacttggCTTTACGAAATGTTTTAAGTCAAGTCATTTCCTCTTAAAGACAAACACATGAGTCCTTTTTTACGTTCGGGCAGTGAGTACCAACGTTGGGTGTAATGCTCCTCGAAACAGTAAACGACGCTTTGCCAAAAAAGCAGATCCATTTTATAATAGTCTCCATGTCTTCAGGCGTAAGATGCTGCAGTCACTGTTGACCCGTTAGGGGCcgttcaaatattaattaagcaGATTGACTGCTATTTATCCCCCCCCTTTTCTCTTGTCAGAaataagcaaagctctcaaaaacaATAgcacataaacgtattaattttttgaaggaatcctcgaaaatgcatttcgttttcaagcatagacaatctgtgggtaatatgtgtaaaaaagtaaataatttctgttgacgtaatcaccaaataagaaaatcaaagacccccctcccccctatagtgcttacgtaatatttGAACGGCCCCTGACACCAATAATAACAATTCCAaagtagaaatataataaatttttaaatttaaattgcatagtttattgtcttttatttttattgtacaatATATATTGTCTCTTTTATCATTGCATTGTTTCCCTTTAAATGTTGTGCACACTTATAATTGATGTACatgtatgtattgtgtttttgtatatcGTGTGTTCTATGTATGAGTTTCGTTTgtgcctttttaaaataataaaataaatcttcgCTAAGTTCAAATATGCTCTCAAAGCGTTgcttaagttataaaaatatgactatttcatattaagaaaatatttgggTAAGTTTAAAGGgaaacagtatttatttattactatagacttaataaatacacaataatattaacaatgtaACTATATCGATACCTCCCACGTAAGTTGTTGTATCTCCAAAACTGCAAATTTACAGTAGAGCGTTTCAAAGATTCAAATTAAACCAAAATCTGCATTTATTGTTgcatctttttaaaatttcgtatttaatttaatgtaattagtCTTCTTAACTACgttaaaagaaattttacGTAATATGTCTATTTGCGGAGATATTGTTCATACAACATTTTTCTCCGGAGTAGAAGCTTTACCAGGTGTTGCATCTGATACTAAACAACATTATACCGCGGCGCCCAGATAGCATCACTTGTGGTATAATATGATAGTTACAACAGCTGTATACGTTGAAAAACAGCGTCTTACTCTGTTGTATGTAACCAATACGAGGCGCGAGCGCGTGATTCTACCCACCCCGCGCCCCGCGTACACAAATGTATAGGCATATACATTGGTGTAATCTGTTCGCATTTGAAAATTACAACATTATGCGTCTGACaaatcctttaaaaataatgtttttgttgtttttttactttgaatGGATATATTGATCCATATTAGGATATTTTTCAGCAAAAAAGCAAAATAGCATTTTTGTGGCATACAGCAACTTACGTGGGAGGTATcgatatgtataatgtatatgttgtATATTTTTCAGGACTGCGACAGGAATATGATGTATCCTAATTGCCCAGGAGGAGATCCAAGGCCCACTCATAAATTAATGAGCCATCTGGTCTCTGGCAATGCCAGTATATCAAACAATTATATGTGGttacttgtttttatattatattatttcatatgaaacaattatattattatatgtattttttttttatttccttatgTTTGTACAAAAGTAACAAATTCGCCTAGATAAAGATCTTAAATATCTTCAAAGAATCATGCATTTAGGCAATTCCATGAACACTAATGAACATCAATTAAAAAGGTCTCAAactcaagggcgtagaatagACGATAGGAactagcaataaactctccatcACTATTAAATCCCAAAAGGATTTTTTGCAAAATGCTTATAAGCACCTGCATCCATTACACCGTGCTTCATCGCGTGGTAAAGCAGTTAATAATGATAACGAAAAAAAACCAAACGTTTCATCTCTATCAGCAAGCAACTGGGGAATTGGAATAATGTGTTCTGTGATCAAATACATTACATTAacacacacaaatataataatcaatcaaaattcatttgagagttttgattaatttttagtttgaaaGTTACACCCTCGTGTACACTTAGGGtccattaatttaatttaaatttaagggggtttttaaattccacttagggtctttcaataaaagagcgcgccaattcttaaaaggccggcaacgcactcgcgagaccCTCTAGCGTTGAGAGTGTACATGGgcggtgagcctcctgcccgtttacttgttctatattaaaaaaaaactaagttaagacatcaaaaacagaacttaaaatgattttttaaacttaaaatcaaTACCTAAGTTACAGAATagttaattaacaaatacaatttgaattgAATCAAACAGAGAATAACGATAGCCTAATTGTCGAAAGAATTATCTAAATAGAAGAATGTCTTTAAGTTTGAAAAGACGTATTGAACCGGTACGAAATCCTCGGATGCTATTCTCAAGCGTTCTATTCAATATAGTGTTATCAAACATTCTAAAATCGCTGACTAAGTCAATAGACAACAAAAGCGTGGCTTATCCATTGAACGTAGTCCTTGATAGGTTTTTGATGATAACTGTCTATTCATACCGTAGTACTAATGCACTGACCTGATTCGGTGTTCGTAATGAGTTTTGCACTTTTGAGGGATAATGAGATGGCTCACATGTCTTCTGGGGGATTTTCAGATGGTAGAAATTGTTTTGTGAATGCAATTAGATGTTATATTGATGTTATATAGATTTTAGAGTCGAATTTTGAATCTGCCCTGCGAtgctgtaactcacttttcgaactcactcagcggttttcgcatcggcggtcgctctgaaatcagtcgtgaagcagtcattttatgatttggcattctgataaacaataaactacacgctcccaccttttcaaaaaagtgagttacagaatcgcagggctgtttcgctatgtattaaataggaaatttaaaggcgggcaacgcacccactaaaaatgggtgtctatgggctgcgtagactgccctttttggtcgtcccgcaagctcatttgcccccctattatataaaaaaaaaagaaaaaataataatttaagtaagaGCTAAATTTTGGGTTTCATTGTTTTTCGTCTCTGGGTTTTCTATAAAGTATACTACGGAGAGTGTTCGgattgtttgggttgatccctcctgcctcttttcaacaccgtacgagccgtaCGAGCTCTAAATTTCACCAACAAATTTCATCAAGATGatcttgatggttggaggtcttccacggtccgcttcacaaggcattttcttttgcgaactaacgaactgtggaatcgactcccagTGGGGGGTAATAAGTAACGATTCAAGGTTTACTGTGTAATGTGCGTTAACATAAAGCAACGTAGGTAGTATTGAAAAATTCAGCAGAGGAGCCGAACAATTTGACATATAGTATGATGTACTaagatgacaaaaaaaaagaaagaaaaggaatgaaataatacttagtagaaagaaaaaattaataataattattatttttgcattaaaAAGTTGATTTATTGAAGAAAGCTCTAGGCTATAGAACATCGTGCTACGAATGGAACCACAGATCACACCTAGTCatatctaatatttaaaattctcgtgtcgcggtgtttgtggttaaactcctccgaaacggctcgaccgattctcatgaaattttgtgtgcatattgggtatgtctgagaatcggacaacatcaattttttatccccctaaatgttaagggtagtccacacctaaatatttgtttttttttttgtttctttctgtttttttttatgatacagcattaaaagatacatacaacccctaactttcacccctctacgaacaacccctttttttattata
This genomic stretch from Pieris napi chromosome 19, ilPieNapi1.2, whole genome shotgun sequence harbors:
- the LOC125059284 gene encoding uncharacterized protein LOC125059284 — encoded protein: MRIILFTIIFCLFDVIYSNYYEETKTQQVTEEFEPVTVSVKNSLSKNINCDDFSSYALNCTTEAALVYDSSRMTPPVPSKLTDWCRAIKHLINCALDWKVECNVVSESHFNEDSIRGHIHVANNICDDELFQIRYMELSACIESSQDSWEVCYKSFKHTVEEQQNTTHEWTHYEVHFYLCCARARFRRCTLEALFEKATACSHLEAITLQKFSVIVSEGGVYQDCDRNMMYPNCPGGDPRPTHKLMSHLVSGNASISNNYMWLLVFILYYFI